A window of Nymphalis io chromosome 18, ilAglIoxx1.1, whole genome shotgun sequence genomic DNA:
CTAATACCGAAGTATTGGTCTCATCTCAATTTAAACTCAAGGGTACCATCTATtaccagtaaaaaaattaatagcatCGCCCATGAAtataatgcttaaaaataaaggcagtcataaaaaaaaaacaaaataaattcctTTTATAAATCACATTACCAACCCCGGAACCAAgacaaaaatcttataaaaaaatgttctaaaaatattgtttaaaatgcatacatatatagtgtttaaaaataatataacaaaataaaaacaatagtttaaattctacaaaaatattcataatatatatttagatgtcaATTACTTACTATATTATGATCCTAACATCATTCAAAATGTTTGTACACAAGTACTGCAACgaaatattgcatatatatttcACACTTAATCTAGTCTCACATGAATTCGTCGCAAATATTGTAACTACATAGAAATTTCAATATTCAATATGGCAGCACTTGCAAGAAATTCACGAAAAACTTGAATAAACGTcgtatataattgataaaattattacttatagtATTCTTTTTTCAcgtcttattatataaatatatagtagtcAATATATAAGTGTCTgtatataaaagcaaaaaaaaaaatcatagattatCACCACAATCAAAGCATGACTAATTGTTTAAACTATAAACTCTTCAATAATTTACGAAATcacatgtaataaaaacaaaatacttttataaattcagATATACATTTCGACCTGATaacaaaatgaaacaaaactctattcacatttaaaatatactaatagaaACGTAAATGAAATCTGTATCCCGTTTATATTAgtggtaatttataaaatggcaACATTTTGAACCCGTTTACACTACTtccatacataattaaatacgtCCATGATACTGTCATATATGGTGAACGTGATCGCTACATCGAACACAACTCTACTGAGACGTGGCACGGTACCTTTATAGAAAGCGAGAGGACCCTCGTGTTTCCAGGTCTTTATAAAGCAATCCAACGTGCTCTTGTATTTCTTAGCTTCGAGACCTTGCATTCGAGTTTTGACTACATCTATAGGAGTGTTACCGAAGACTGATGCTGCACctatgaacaaataaaaaaccgtGTTCTTGAAGAATGCATTGCTATTTCATATCAGCAATAATAATGACGGCTATGGCACGGGAAGtggaaaaataatgttataatgagTTTAAGTGCCGACATTAGCCaatggtaagaatgcgtgaatcatAGTCGATGATttcgggttcaaacccaggcatgcatcattgaattttcatgtacttaatttgtatttataattcatctcgcgcgtataattcatctcgggaCAACAACTAATCTAATttctctgccacatgtgtatccacttactcgcattggagcagtgtggtggaaaaagctccaaatcttctcctcaaagagagaggaggctttagcctagTGGGATAATTACAGACTTTACTTGTCTAATCCCAAAAACATACATGCCCATAATTATTcgccatatttttatttgtgtgctAAAAACAATGGGAGTgggatatgaaaatataaagagTATGACATTGTCCAAGTCGAAGGTCGATTCTGGACAGTGGCACAACTTGCAGATAGGGGCCTATAACAGCGGGATAAGGATGGCTGTGGATGATAATGCTTAACCCTGAAATATAGACGTGTGTATGATTGGGAATACTAGTTTACTATGGATATAAACTAACCTGCAACGCCACCGAATAAACCCACGATGTATTTCGGCACTGGTTTGTCCCGGTCACCTCCCTTGTACCAGTCTCTTAGAGATTCCATCACGAAGAATCTGATTGCCTGATTACTGCCCTGCTTCATGATAGTGGCTGATACACCTTTGTAGACACCACCGATACCTGGAATTCacatgtttatttatgaaaaactttatatcattgaaattctatatataatactaatatgtaTATGGAAATATGAGCCAATAAGAAACCTAATAGTATTTATTcctgttttactggtggtagagctttgtgcaagctcgtctaggtaggtaccacccactcatcagatattctaccgcaaaacagtacttggtattgttgtgttccggtttgaagggtgagtgagccagtgtaattgcaggcacaaggggcataatatcttagttcccaaggttggtggcgcattggtgatgtaagcgacggttaacatttctcacaatgccatgtctataggcgttggttaCCAACTTatcaacaggtggcccataagctcgtccgccttcctattctataaaaaaaattataacactaGCATTTCGATGTGAACCGAAAAGGCCTCAATGATAGAAGGTGCATTGTATACATTTATCAGAAAATACTCATTTATCTAGTCTGGTTTAATTAGGTAAATTTTGTCCACATATCCATCATAATAtgcatttaaaattgttaataaacataataattattaaaagcagtataaatacaataaatttcataataagaaATTTAGTTTTACTGATTATCGCTTCTTAGTCGTATAGCATAACGATATTTGGAACAAATTTTGGGTAATTTATCTAAGGCTTTTGATTGATTAGAGCATAACatgggttttatttaaataaaaaattaagcgtTAAGCTTTTGATCTCGTTGCTCATTAGTTAAACCAATAAGTTTCCATTAATGAAATAGTTTCTGGATCTATGCTCAAAATGGGTGTTTCACAAGGATACTTTCGGATATTTTCGGTCCTTtactatttttgaaatatataatttttctttctgCGTTAAAGCTGTTTGTGATATTGTATTGTTAGCTACTTCAGTATTTCTTAAATTTCTCAGAAAACAAGCGAATTATGACGATGTAAACAATCAATTTGAACTCGTAGGTTTTATAAGATCAGTACATAGATTTTTTACCTGAGTTAGCCTGACAAAATCTTGTACCAGATCCAAAAATTTAAGGAGTATCATTGTgtgatataaaaagtaaattataataataaatgtgatatTCAAACCCACCTTCTTCCCTAACGATAGTTCTAACACCATGGAAGAAACCCTTAAACCTGGGCTTCTCCATTCTCATGTCATTAATGAACTTCACTTTCACAGTTTCCATGGGTGTGACAGCGAAGATCGCTTCAGCTACACCGGCAGCCAAACCACACGCCAGTTTGCCAGTCGTTGATAATGTTCCATTCTCTGTGACCATGTATAGTTTTGCTTGCTCGAATACTCCGAATCTAAAAAAGGTTAATAGAAATGTTTAATATGTAATACATGTATGGAAACTTTAAGAATTCTTCATTTGCTTGTTTTTGTTCTATGTGTTAGAAATTTCATTGATTGATTACTTGGtcgtaaggctttgtgcaaacaaGTCTGATCTctctataactatataatatatattagataactCATTCGATACTCTACCGCCAAACCtcaatacttagcattgtttTTCCGGTTGGAgcggtgagtgaaccagtgatACAGGAGTAACTTACATGTAATGgctggtggtgaccacttaccaatagGTGGCACATTTGACCgtcttactataaaaaaaaaacattcatttatatttcaacaaaGTACTTTTTCTTTCCACGCAAAAATTcagaattttgaattaaattctttgtcaaatattttttgatgaaataaaatgttatttactcTTAACAAATAAGGTAAATAATatgttctatttaaattttcctTAAACTGGGTTAAACTAAATAAGCGTTAACGTGCCGAACAATtacattgtatgtatataatatttacataacattatattttttgttacgcCGAAAGTTCCAGTTTCGGAGTTCGTGTATTGATTTAAGAAGCCACTGAAACGGTTCCTTCTTGTTTTTATACGTTTCTTTTTCCAACCTATTTGGGAGTTGCtccaactttttaaatatactagttttcgcccgcgtaaTACGGGagatgttaggtataaaaaatagcctGTGTCCTTTggtttcaagcttgcttcatagcaaatttcatcaaaatcggttagtggtttagccgtgaaagcgtaaaagacAGACTGGCAGACagacattcgcatttataatattagtatagattagttACGAGGTGGGATCTTCTTTTGATGTATTAGTtgctgttctttttttttttataaaataggaaggcggacgagcccatatggccacctgatggtaagtggtcaccaacgcccttagattggcattgtaagaaatgttaaccatcgcttacatatccaatgcgccaccaaccttgggaactaagattttatgtcccttgtgcctgtaattacactggctcactcacccttcaaaccggaacacaacaataccaagtactgctgttttgcggtagaatttctgatgagtgggtggtacctacccagacgagcttgcacaaagcccaaccaccagttCGCCCAAATGATCAAAACAGCGTCACCAGATATGAGGCAAGCTGGGCTCGGAACTTTATAATacgatctttttttaatattgataaacttATAACTGTGGCAAggtattctataataaaatttcacactTATTTTTACCCcagcaaataattaaatttcaatattatacaaaaacactagtaaatacaacaatgtctatggacgctGATCACGGCTTACTACCACGTGATCCAATTGCTTgccctacttatattataaaaaaagaaaaaaaactccGCTTTTGAGTAACGCGGTATAATGGCAAGAGAAACATTTGCCAAGACACATTTAAGGCTTTTCCGTGTAGatgtattctgtaagaacaaaacttaaaactcaCGAGGAACACGATCGTTAAATAccagaaaatgatatgcgacaCTATAATAATTGAAGACATAAGCGGATAAGTGTTATagcatttttaaactttttcaaATTGTTACATGATTGAACATTTTTAGTTAGGTACTATACACATCATGGTACCTTCAGATCTTACGTTTATAACTTTAAGAGCTATTAACGTGATGGACGACCCATGTACACCAATAAAATCAATCATCTTTTTGTTTCATGACACCTTCTATCTTCAACACcgtaaatttttaacatttcaagacTGAAATCCGAAGTAAGTTCTTAgagattgttgttttttttacgtCTATTAATcttgttccatttttaaatattaatacttaaatactaatgaaatacattattaatctaGGCTAATGAACGACCGGAATGTCATTGAATGCTATCAGTATAGACTGGCGTCACGTTGAACTATAGTTATCACCTAACGATTGAAACTTGGTAACCTCATGAAAGTCATACATACGACTATTGTATTACATAATCGTTTGACATGATtgagaatatatatatcattaataataaagataatctaccgattatttaatattaacatttttaattatttattttcatatatagaacaataaaatatttaatgttttaatacgaGTATGTAAAAGTGAATGAAAGATTTTCTAACAAAGCGGCAAATCCCAAGAactaccttaattttttttttatagaataggaaagcggacgagcatttggccacctgatggtaagtggtcaccaacgcccatagacaatggcgttgtaagaaatgttaaccatcgcttacatcaccaatgcgccaccaaccttgggaactacgatgttatgcccttgtgcctgtaattacactggctcactcacccttcaaaccggaacacaacaataccaagtactacaagtgggtggtacctacccagactagcttgcacaaagctctaccaccagtaaactgcATACGAGATACTCTATAATACAAAGTGTGCGCGCGATTAACATAGAATGAATATAAGTTACTCTCCTCAGTCAGGTGTaccctctattccctcactcataAATCCCGATATAAGATAGGATAGGTAATATaaggattttatataaatatgtaaaatgtgcAGATAAGGTTTGAACTAGTTTGTAATTGTTTACTGAATACTAGTATTTGCCCCCTGCTTCGCGAGCATAATAGGGGGAGCTGCGGTTATTAGGAAAAAATATTCGTCCTTGGGTTTTTATCTAGCTtcgtaccaaattttatcaaaatcggtacagtggtacgcatttataatatgagtatagATAATCTTACCGTACTGCTGATTTGGGTATTGAGCCGTACAATAGGACACTGAGTCCTCTGTAAAGACCGAGGAAGCCATGGCCTTTGACGGTCTTCTTAACACAGTCAACGATACCTGCATATTGCTTTGTACCacctgaaattaaatatttttaatgtaatacgaTAAACGCATTGCACCGAAGGGTCAGATGGTCACGATTGTTTATAGAATTTGATAAGAATAATCATAAATGCTTGACCTATTATTATATGacataatctataataataaatgagacgTTTATTACGAGAACAATACGCAACTTTTACCGAAAGACGAAGCTCGTGTCGGAGACGTTAATATAtagctaatattattataagtagctGTTTcgtccgctttaaatttagattaggATTGACGAGATGAGTCCGAAATTACTGTTCTTGTTTATATTCCATTCCAAGGAACAGTAAAGTTAAATAGATCTTAGGTTTACAAATTCCATGCGATTGCATTGCACGCATTCCATGTTAAATTATACACTATTTAATGTATACGCAATGCTATGCTATGCTTAACTAtgtatccactttaattttaattccaaaGTTCATCCGTAATGATGATTTCAGATAAATTTAGATATTGATGAATATGTCATATGAATTCAAGATAAAATTAGTGtaagtaattatgtaattaataaaaaaatatatatgaaatatagatCAAAGTTtcttaatctaataaaataactatcattttaatctaataattcTTCCTGTCATTGGAGAGTAGATTATTGTGTGACCTAATCGTCATTGTTGAATTCACTGTCCACCTCCCGAATCTATAAGCAGACTCTACTGTTATccgaattacataaaatatacttgcGAAATATCAGATCGATAGTACAATAAAATGTTGGTCAAACACCAGttcctatattttttatgtactcttatatttagataaaattaaatagcatgtaaaaaacattaataaataaggcgtactaataaaatattatagcgaTACTAAAAAAGCGTGTAGGTGTATGAgtgttcgttgattttcatgcaaatttaataatttaattaaacat
This region includes:
- the LOC126775565 gene encoding putative tricarboxylate transport protein, mitochondrial, whose product is MSNRRQNFKNPFSRPWMTETGAAAAAGGPGSVGLKGVVAGGITGGIEICITFPTEYVKTQLQLDEKGGTKQYAGIVDCVKKTVKGHGFLGLYRGLSVLLYGSIPKSAVRFGVFEQAKLYMVTENGTLSTTGKLACGLAAGVAEAIFAVTPMETVKVKFINDMRMEKPRFKGFFHGVRTIVREEGIGGVYKGVSATIMKQGSNQAIRFFVMESLRDWYKGGDRDKPVPKYIVGLFGGVAGAASVFGNTPIDVVKTRMQGLEAKKYKSTLDCFIKTWKHEGPLAFYKGTVPRLSRVVFDVAITFTIYDSIMDVFNYVWK